Proteins from a genomic interval of Nocardioidaceae bacterium:
- a CDS encoding PAS domain S-box protein produces the protein MPLSVPRAGLQRKLFVAFVLIGVALAVVFAGLLTSSLPAATRESASAVGLLLTGVLATVSAAVRGRWSAGNRRRAWRLLAAGGVVALWGNVVGAVLDRDVLVALPLDDVAIALALALSIASLAYFTQVTRNRTDMAVLALDGLILGSAVLIMTWVLVYDRLLAASGDLAFLAGILIPMLDVVLATAALILLRRTRGADRLALGLVTAGFIVYTMTDLGYAVLVADGDFVFGTPLDLGWMLGYLLIAAAAWAPSGDASAVTGDGIAGAEDWDTAVVFVVLLLAVIVEVLGDRNADLVSIEAALWVILIGGAGVRQGLIARDNRHLRSNLEADIRARTVDLRQMARRTEVLLTSVADGIYGVDADGMMTFVNPSGASMLGYSVDELIGLDAHEIFHAPADDGTPYAAAGCYIADAIRNRVVAAGEEDRYVRADGGVFPVEITASPLVDSETDDVLGGVVVFRDITQRHEINRIKDEFLSVVSHELRTPLTSIRGSLELLADGDLGELPGPAASMADRALRSSERLSRMISDILDQERIDSGNLTLSLAAHDIEDLLAVAQRELTDFATSRRVDLVRTVHCPARVMADGDRIVQALTNLISNAVKFSPPGSAVELSATHDGDDIVVRVSDRGRGIPADRLETIFDRFAQVDSSDIREQDGSGLGLGICRGIVERHGGSVRLTSEVGVGTTALVSLRAVRTLADAAP, from the coding sequence ATGCCGCTGTCCGTGCCACGAGCAGGGCTCCAGCGGAAGCTGTTCGTGGCCTTCGTCCTCATCGGTGTCGCCCTGGCCGTGGTCTTCGCCGGGCTGCTGACATCGTCGCTCCCGGCGGCGACCCGCGAGAGCGCCTCGGCGGTCGGACTGCTGCTGACCGGGGTCCTGGCCACCGTCAGCGCGGCGGTCCGCGGGCGCTGGTCCGCCGGCAACCGCAGGCGCGCCTGGCGCCTGCTCGCAGCCGGCGGCGTGGTCGCGCTCTGGGGCAACGTGGTGGGTGCCGTGCTGGACAGAGACGTCCTGGTCGCGCTGCCGCTCGACGACGTGGCGATCGCGCTCGCTCTCGCGCTCTCGATCGCCAGCCTGGCCTACTTCACGCAGGTCACCCGGAACCGTACGGACATGGCCGTCCTGGCCCTCGACGGGCTGATCCTCGGGTCGGCCGTGCTCATCATGACCTGGGTGCTGGTCTACGACCGCCTCCTGGCCGCCAGCGGGGACCTGGCGTTCCTTGCCGGGATCCTGATCCCGATGCTCGACGTCGTGCTGGCCACCGCGGCGCTCATCCTGCTCCGGCGCACCCGCGGAGCCGACCGACTGGCCCTCGGCCTGGTGACCGCCGGCTTCATCGTCTACACGATGACGGATCTCGGGTACGCCGTGCTGGTGGCCGACGGCGACTTCGTCTTCGGGACGCCCCTGGACCTCGGTTGGATGCTCGGCTACCTGCTCATCGCGGCCGCCGCCTGGGCCCCGTCCGGTGACGCCAGCGCAGTGACCGGCGACGGGATCGCCGGGGCCGAGGACTGGGACACGGCGGTCGTCTTCGTGGTCCTGCTCCTGGCCGTGATCGTGGAGGTCCTGGGCGACAGGAACGCCGACCTGGTCAGCATCGAGGCCGCGCTGTGGGTGATCCTCATCGGTGGTGCCGGCGTGCGGCAGGGGCTCATCGCCCGGGACAACCGGCACCTGCGGAGCAACCTCGAGGCCGACATCCGGGCACGGACGGTCGACCTGCGTCAGATGGCCCGGAGGACCGAGGTGCTGCTGACCTCGGTCGCGGACGGGATCTACGGCGTCGACGCCGACGGCATGATGACCTTCGTCAACCCCTCGGGAGCATCGATGCTGGGCTACTCCGTCGACGAGCTCATCGGCCTCGACGCCCACGAGATCTTCCACGCGCCCGCCGACGACGGGACGCCGTACGCGGCCGCCGGCTGCTACATCGCCGACGCCATCCGGAACCGTGTCGTCGCCGCCGGCGAGGAGGACCGCTACGTACGGGCCGACGGCGGGGTCTTCCCGGTGGAGATCACCGCCAGCCCCCTGGTCGACAGCGAGACCGACGACGTCCTGGGTGGCGTGGTCGTCTTCCGTGACATCACGCAGCGGCACGAGATCAACCGGATCAAGGACGAGTTCCTCTCCGTGGTCAGCCACGAGCTGCGCACCCCGCTCACCTCGATCCGCGGGTCCCTCGAGCTGCTCGCGGACGGCGACCTCGGTGAGCTCCCGGGCCCGGCGGCCTCGATGGCCGACCGGGCGCTGCGCAGTTCCGAGCGGTTGTCACGGATGATCAGCGACATCCTCGACCAGGAGCGCATCGACTCGGGCAACCTGACCCTGTCCCTCGCAGCGCACGACATCGAGGACCTGCTGGCCGTGGCCCAGCGCGAGCTGACCGACTTCGCCACGAGCCGGCGGGTGGATCTGGTCCGTACCGTGCACTGTCCGGCCCGGGTGATGGCCGACGGGGACAGGATCGTGCAGGCGCTGACGAACCTGATCAGCAACGCGGTGAAGTTCTCGCCGCCCGGGTCCGCGGTCGAGCTGAGTGCGACGCACGACGGGGACGACATCGTGGTGCGCGTCAGCGACCGCGGCCGGGGGATCCCTGCCGATCGCCTGGAGACGATCTTCGACCGTTTCGCGCAGGTGGACTCCTCCGACATCCGCGAGCAGGACGGCTCCGGCCTGGGCCTGGGCATCTGTCGCGGCATCGTCGAGCGCCACGGCGGCTCGGTCAGGCTCACGAGCGAGGTCGGGGTCGGGACCACCGCGCTCGTCTCGCTCAGAGCGGTCCGTACGCTCGCCGACGCCGCCCCGTGA
- a CDS encoding helix-turn-helix domain-containing protein, which yields MNTEQNAELTRRAAVHAALGDPARLRIVDTLLIGDASPSELSRVLGMPSNLLAHHLGTLESSGLVSRRRSEGDGRRTYLRLARDVLSRTAPAASDTPDRVVFVCTANSARSHLAAALWKQTSDIPTASAGTHPAATVDRGAVEAARRHHLPMPRIQPRSLTDVLVDGDLVVTVCDRAHETLGEVSAVHWSVADPVGASTTEAFDVAVEDLSVRVGELARRVSTPV from the coding sequence ATGAATACTGAGCAAAATGCGGAGCTCACGCGTCGCGCCGCGGTGCACGCGGCGCTGGGAGATCCGGCTCGGCTGCGCATCGTCGACACGCTCCTCATCGGCGACGCCTCACCGTCCGAGCTGTCACGCGTGCTCGGGATGCCGTCGAACCTGCTCGCCCATCACCTCGGGACGCTCGAGTCCTCCGGCCTGGTCAGCCGTCGACGCTCCGAGGGGGACGGCCGGCGCACGTACCTCCGCCTCGCTCGTGACGTGCTGTCCCGCACGGCACCTGCGGCGTCCGACACGCCGGACCGGGTCGTGTTCGTCTGCACCGCCAACTCGGCCAGGTCGCACCTCGCAGCCGCTCTGTGGAAGCAGACCAGCGACATCCCCACGGCGTCCGCAGGGACCCACCCGGCCGCGACCGTCGACCGGGGGGCTGTCGAGGCCGCGAGGCGTCATCACCTGCCGATGCCACGGATCCAGCCGCGATCTCTGACGGACGTCCTCGTCGACGGCGATCTGGTCGTCACGGTCTGCGACCGCGCCCACGAGACGCTCGGCGAGGTGTCGGCGGTGCACTGGTCGGTCGCCGATCCCGTCGGGGCGAGCACGACCGAGGCCTTCGACGTGGCCGTCGAGGACCTGTCCGTACGCGTCGGCGAGCTGGCGCGACGCGTGTCCACCCCTGTCTGA
- a CDS encoding polynucleotide kinase-phosphatase → MSEGVNGSGTHRVGVPQAGLVLLVGVSGSGKSSFAARHFLPTEVVSSDTCRGLVADDENDQSATPDAFEVLEFIVGVRLRRGLLTVVDATNVQGPARASLVRLAKSHDVLVDAIVLDVPERLAIDRNRSRPDRAFGDHVVTRQQRDLTRSMRRIRKEGFRRVHVLRGAEEIDTVTIDRERSWNDRRDESGPFDVIGDVHGCAGELRTLLGELGWELDLDDAGRAVGARHPEGRTAVFVGDLVDRGPRTPEVLSLVMGMVAAGTALCVAGNHEAKLVRALKGAKVQVRHGLAESLTQLEAETDDFRAEALQFMDRLVSHYVLDGGDLVVAHAGLKESYHGRSSGRVRAFALYGDTTGETDEFGLPVRYPWAAEYRGRAAVVYGHTPVPDAEWVNNTICLDTGVVFGGSLTALRWPERELVSVPAEQEWYEPARPLAPERDASVEREPSVLRLEDVAGTHWFDVAQGTAYAGRVKVPEENAAAALEVMSRFAVDPRWLVHLPATMSPVATASGEQAEAGYLEHPAQAFEEYAGWGVSRVVCEEKHMGSRAIAVLCRDAEVAARRFGVDDGSAGVVHTRTGRAFFAGALGHRLVDGLREACARVFEELDTDWLVLDGELLPWSAKAGGLIRDQYASVGAAAGHAVPAALDVLDQAAARGLDVAGLSARLERRLDNATAFREAYRRYVRPTDGLDGVSFAPFAVLAGEGEAYAATRTHTWQMDLLTRLTGLGHPLLTPTRHRFVDLDSATAREDAVAWWRGLTEAGGEGMVVKPADAEPVVESGRGVQPGVKVRGREYLRLVYGPDYVDSLDLLRDRHLGTKRRLARREHGLGLESLAAFVERRPLWQIHQLVFAVLALESEAVDPRL, encoded by the coding sequence ATGAGCGAGGGCGTGAACGGGTCGGGGACCCACCGGGTCGGTGTCCCGCAGGCCGGTCTGGTGCTGCTGGTCGGTGTCTCCGGCAGCGGCAAGTCCAGCTTCGCCGCCCGGCACTTCCTGCCCACCGAGGTCGTCTCCTCCGACACCTGCCGGGGCCTCGTCGCCGACGACGAGAACGACCAGTCGGCCACCCCCGACGCCTTCGAGGTGCTCGAGTTCATCGTCGGCGTACGCCTGCGCCGCGGCCTGCTCACCGTCGTCGACGCGACCAACGTGCAGGGCCCGGCGCGGGCCTCGCTGGTGCGGCTGGCGAAGAGCCACGACGTGCTCGTCGACGCGATCGTGCTCGACGTGCCCGAGCGCCTGGCGATCGACCGCAACCGGTCCCGCCCGGACCGTGCGTTCGGCGACCACGTCGTCACCCGTCAGCAGCGCGACCTGACGCGGTCGATGCGGCGGATCAGGAAGGAGGGGTTCCGCCGCGTCCACGTGCTCCGCGGCGCCGAGGAGATCGACACCGTCACGATCGACCGGGAGCGGTCGTGGAACGACCGTCGCGACGAGAGCGGTCCCTTCGACGTCATCGGCGACGTCCACGGCTGCGCCGGCGAGCTGCGTACGCTCCTGGGCGAGCTCGGCTGGGAGCTGGACCTCGACGACGCCGGCCGCGCCGTCGGCGCCCGCCACCCCGAGGGCCGCACGGCCGTGTTCGTGGGGGACCTCGTGGACCGCGGCCCGCGGACGCCTGAGGTGCTGTCGCTGGTCATGGGCATGGTCGCGGCGGGCACCGCGCTGTGCGTGGCGGGCAACCACGAGGCCAAGCTCGTCCGTGCCCTCAAGGGGGCGAAGGTGCAGGTCAGGCACGGGCTGGCCGAGTCGCTCACCCAGCTCGAGGCGGAGACCGACGACTTCCGCGCCGAGGCGCTGCAGTTCATGGACCGTCTGGTCAGCCACTACGTGCTGGACGGGGGCGACCTCGTCGTCGCGCACGCCGGGTTGAAGGAGAGCTACCACGGGCGGTCCTCGGGCCGGGTGCGCGCGTTCGCGCTCTACGGCGACACCACCGGGGAGACCGACGAGTTCGGCCTGCCGGTGCGCTACCCGTGGGCCGCGGAGTACCGCGGTCGCGCCGCCGTCGTCTACGGCCACACCCCGGTGCCCGATGCCGAGTGGGTCAACAACACGATCTGCCTCGACACCGGCGTGGTCTTCGGTGGCAGCCTCACCGCCTTGCGGTGGCCCGAGCGGGAGCTCGTGTCGGTGCCGGCGGAGCAGGAGTGGTACGAGCCGGCGCGACCCCTCGCGCCCGAGCGCGACGCCTCGGTCGAGCGCGAACCGTCCGTCCTGCGCCTGGAGGACGTCGCGGGCACGCACTGGTTCGACGTCGCGCAGGGCACCGCGTACGCCGGGCGCGTGAAGGTGCCGGAGGAGAACGCCGCCGCGGCGCTGGAGGTCATGAGCCGCTTCGCGGTCGACCCGCGGTGGCTGGTGCACCTGCCGGCGACGATGTCGCCTGTCGCGACCGCGTCGGGGGAGCAGGCCGAGGCGGGCTACCTCGAGCACCCGGCCCAGGCGTTCGAGGAGTACGCCGGGTGGGGCGTCTCACGGGTGGTGTGCGAGGAGAAGCACATGGGGTCCCGGGCGATCGCGGTGCTGTGCCGCGACGCCGAGGTGGCCGCGCGCCGGTTCGGGGTGGACGACGGCTCCGCCGGTGTCGTGCACACGCGCACGGGCCGTGCCTTCTTCGCCGGCGCTCTCGGGCATCGGCTCGTCGACGGCCTCCGCGAGGCGTGCGCGCGCGTCTTCGAGGAGCTCGACACCGACTGGCTCGTGCTCGACGGCGAGCTCCTGCCGTGGTCGGCGAAGGCGGGCGGGCTGATCCGCGACCAGTACGCCTCGGTCGGCGCCGCCGCCGGCCACGCGGTCCCGGCCGCCCTCGACGTACTGGACCAGGCGGCCGCCCGCGGTCTCGACGTCGCCGGCCTGAGCGCCCGGCTCGAGCGGCGCCTGGACAACGCGACCGCGTTCCGCGAGGCGTACCGCCGCTACGTGCGTCCCACCGACGGGCTGGACGGGGTGAGCTTCGCGCCGTTCGCCGTGCTGGCCGGTGAGGGGGAGGCGTACGCGGCGACGCGTACGCACACCTGGCAGATGGATCTGCTGACGCGACTGACCGGTCTGGGCCACCCGTTGCTCACGCCGACCCGCCACCGCTTCGTCGACCTCGACTCGGCGACCGCCCGCGAGGACGCCGTCGCCTGGTGGCGGGGGCTGACCGAGGCCGGGGGAGAGGGCATGGTCGTGAAGCCCGCCGACGCGGAGCCGGTTGTCGAGAGTGGGCGCGGCGTGCAACCGGGCGTGAAGGTGCGGGGCAGGGAGTACCTGCGGCTCGTCTACGGTCCCGACTACGTCGACAGCCTCGACCTGCTGCGTGATCGGCACCTCGGCACCAAGCGTCGCCTGGCGCGACGCGAGCACGGACTCGGCCTGGAGTCGCTGGCCGCATTCGTCGAACGGCGTCCTCTGTGGCAGATTCACCAGCTGGTCTTCGCCGTGCTGGCGCTGGAGTCCGAAGCCGTCGACCCGCGGCTGTGA
- a CDS encoding 3' terminal RNA ribose 2'-O-methyltransferase Hen1 — MFLTLTTTHRPATDLGHLLHKHPDRVQEFDQSFGTATVFYPEAGEERCTAAVVLDVDPVRLARSRRKNVPDFSLAQYVNDRSYAASSLLGAAVADVFRTARAGRCRSRQELADSAIPLEISIPVLPCRGGPEIAVRLFTPLGWTVEADPIPLDETLTTLPGWGDSRYVRLRLVGTVRLADALSQLYVLLPVLDESKHYWQGPDEVDKLLRSGEGWLADHPERELITRRYLARTGLARDALARLAEVGDDTDEAVPADEEHALLPAARRTPLNRQRHDAVLATLLQLGARSVIDLGCGPGAFLARLVETPDFTRVAGAEVSTRSLQQAARRLRLDSLSERQSERIDLVQSALTYEDDRLAGYDAAVLMEVVEHVDPERLDALVRVVFAAARPGAVVVTTPNREYNDLYEHLDGPRHPDHRFEWTRAEFAAWCAQVAGAHAYAVTHHGIGDVDAERGAPTQMGVFTRIEGQEATA; from the coding sequence GTGTTCCTCACCCTCACGACCACGCATCGGCCCGCGACCGATCTCGGTCACCTGCTGCACAAGCACCCTGACCGCGTCCAGGAGTTCGACCAGTCCTTCGGCACGGCCACCGTGTTCTACCCCGAGGCGGGGGAGGAGCGCTGCACCGCCGCCGTGGTGCTCGACGTCGACCCGGTGCGGCTCGCGCGCTCCCGCCGGAAGAACGTCCCCGACTTCAGCCTCGCGCAGTACGTCAACGACCGGTCGTACGCCGCCTCGTCCCTGCTCGGCGCGGCGGTCGCCGACGTCTTCCGCACCGCGCGCGCCGGCCGCTGCCGGTCGAGGCAGGAGCTCGCGGACTCGGCGATCCCGCTCGAGATCTCGATCCCCGTGCTGCCCTGTCGGGGCGGGCCCGAGATCGCCGTCCGCCTCTTCACGCCGCTCGGCTGGACCGTCGAGGCCGATCCGATCCCGCTCGACGAGACCCTCACGACGCTGCCCGGCTGGGGCGACTCGCGCTACGTACGCCTCCGCCTCGTCGGCACGGTGCGCCTGGCCGACGCCCTCTCCCAGCTGTACGTGCTGCTGCCGGTGCTCGACGAGTCCAAGCACTACTGGCAGGGCCCCGACGAGGTCGACAAGCTCCTGCGCTCCGGCGAGGGGTGGCTGGCGGACCACCCCGAGCGTGAGCTCATCACCCGCCGCTACCTCGCCCGCACCGGCCTCGCCCGCGACGCCCTGGCGCGACTCGCCGAGGTCGGCGACGACACCGACGAGGCCGTGCCCGCCGACGAGGAGCACGCGCTGCTGCCTGCCGCGCGGCGTACGCCGCTGAACCGGCAGCGCCACGACGCCGTCCTCGCCACCCTGCTGCAGCTGGGAGCGCGGTCCGTGATCGACCTGGGGTGCGGCCCCGGCGCCTTCCTCGCCCGCCTCGTCGAGACGCCGGACTTCACCCGCGTCGCGGGCGCCGAGGTCTCGACCAGGTCGCTGCAGCAGGCCGCTCGCCGCCTGCGCCTGGACTCCCTGAGCGAGCGACAGAGCGAGCGCATCGACCTCGTCCAGAGCGCCCTGACGTACGAGGACGACCGCCTCGCCGGGTACGACGCCGCCGTGCTCATGGAGGTCGTCGAGCATGTCGACCCCGAGCGTCTCGACGCGCTCGTACGCGTCGTGTTCGCCGCCGCGCGGCCCGGTGCGGTGGTCGTGACGACGCCGAACCGGGAGTACAACGACCTCTACGAGCACCTCGACGGGCCCCGTCACCCCGACCACCGCTTCGAGTGGACGCGGGCCGAGTTCGCCGCCTGGTGCGCCCAGGTCGCGGGAGCCCACGCGTACGCCGTGACCCATCACGGCATCGGTGACGTCGACGCCGAGCGGGGAGCTCCGACACAGATGGGCGTCTTCACCCGCATCGAGGGGCAGGAGGCCACCGCATGA
- a CDS encoding protein kinase: protein MPTQVIAGRYRLEREIGRGGMGSVWLCRDERLGRDVAVKQLGGMPGESTTQVARALREARHSAALNHPNVVSVFDAVEEDDQVWLVMEYVRGRTLADLIRSGERLPTDQLARIGAQVADGLAAAHARGTVHRDVKPGNILLRDDGVAKIADFGIARTLGQEHLTRTGLVTGTPAYFSPELARGEDPSPASDVWALGASLYAAAEGEAPYAEQANAIAMLTTIASQAPRPPRRAGDLARPIARMMESRPEDRWTMRQAADELRRVHEGDAGVAGVARDAGEATVAMPVAPPRSVGPVIPDEGSGRRRPGGLAVGALVALLALAALVVAGGWLMTRDDTPTAAEGPAATAPSSSAPTSAAPSSSAPTTEEPSSSAPTSEAPSRAPSEAPSGTRADFIEGYYSLLPDRIDAAWAQLSAGEQARIGYDTYRGFWSTIDAVRVDGTRPSDGGSVLVDLTYATAGGSQSETRQIEVGRSGESYRITGDQVR, encoded by the coding sequence ATGCCGACGCAGGTCATCGCAGGCCGCTACCGCCTGGAGCGTGAGATCGGACGCGGCGGGATGGGCAGCGTCTGGCTCTGCCGCGACGAGAGGCTCGGCCGCGACGTCGCGGTCAAGCAGCTCGGAGGCATGCCGGGCGAGTCGACCACGCAGGTGGCCCGTGCCCTGCGCGAGGCGCGGCACTCCGCGGCCCTGAACCACCCGAACGTGGTCTCGGTCTTCGACGCCGTCGAGGAGGACGACCAGGTCTGGTTGGTCATGGAGTACGTCCGCGGCCGCACCCTGGCGGACCTGATCAGGTCCGGTGAGCGGCTGCCGACCGACCAGCTCGCGCGGATCGGGGCCCAGGTCGCCGACGGGCTGGCGGCAGCCCACGCACGCGGCACCGTGCACCGTGACGTGAAGCCGGGCAACATCCTGCTGCGGGACGACGGCGTCGCCAAGATCGCCGACTTCGGCATCGCCCGCACCCTGGGGCAGGAGCACCTGACGCGCACCGGCCTCGTCACGGGCACCCCGGCGTACTTCTCACCGGAGCTGGCGCGCGGCGAGGACCCCTCGCCCGCCTCCGACGTGTGGGCGCTCGGCGCCTCCCTGTACGCCGCCGCCGAGGGCGAGGCGCCGTACGCCGAGCAGGCGAACGCCATCGCGATGCTCACCACCATCGCCTCGCAGGCACCGCGCCCGCCGCGGCGCGCAGGTGACCTGGCACGCCCGATCGCGAGGATGATGGAGTCTCGCCCCGAGGACCGGTGGACCATGCGGCAGGCCGCGGACGAGCTGCGCCGGGTCCACGAGGGCGACGCGGGTGTCGCGGGTGTCGCGCGGGACGCCGGAGAAGCCACGGTGGCGATGCCGGTAGCGCCTCCCCGGTCGGTGGGACCGGTCATCCCCGACGAGGGCAGCGGCAGACGCCGCCCCGGAGGTCTCGCTGTGGGCGCTCTGGTCGCCCTGCTCGCCCTCGCTGCTCTCGTCGTCGCGGGCGGGTGGCTCATGACCCGGGACGACACCCCGACCGCTGCCGAGGGTCCGGCCGCGACCGCGCCGTCGTCGAGCGCTCCGACCTCAGCCGCGCCGTCGTCGAGCGCACCGACCACGGAGGAACCGTCGTCGAGCGCACCGACCTCGGAGGCGCCGTCGCGAGCTCCGAGCGAGGCGCCCTCGGGCACCCGGGCGGACTTCATCGAGGGCTACTACTCGCTCCTCCCGGACCGCATCGACGCGGCGTGGGCCCAGCTGTCCGCCGGGGAGCAGGCCAGGATCGGGTACGACACCTACCGTGGGTTCTGGTCGACCATCGATGCCGTACGCGTCGACGGCACCCGCCCCTCGGACGGCGGCAGCGTGCTGGTGGACCTGACGTACGCCACGGCGGGAGGGTCGCAGTCCGAGACCCGGCAGATCGAGGTGGGTCGCTCGGGTGAGAGCTACCGCATCACCGGCGACCAGGTGCGCTGA
- a CDS encoding arsenate reductase ArsC, producing the protein MSAHLNPAVTLDQQVALKTASTRLQQDFAGIYGVETIERFLHSSYDEFAGRATLLNYLPLLAERFAKQRLQAMARVEGHVEDGKPVVLFLCVHNAGRSQMALGFFNAHAGGRALAWSGGSEPGNEVNPSAVAAMAERGIDISGEFPKPWTDEVVRAADVVVTMGCGDACPIFPGKRYEDWELDDPAGMTVEDVRPVRDEIERRVLALLEQLQVPAADS; encoded by the coding sequence ATGTCCGCTCACCTGAACCCTGCCGTGACCCTGGACCAGCAGGTCGCTCTCAAGACCGCCTCGACGCGGCTGCAGCAGGATTTCGCCGGCATCTACGGCGTGGAGACCATCGAGCGCTTCCTGCACTCCTCCTACGACGAGTTCGCGGGACGCGCCACGTTGCTCAACTACCTGCCGCTGCTCGCTGAACGCTTCGCCAAGCAGAGGCTCCAGGCGATGGCCCGCGTCGAGGGCCACGTCGAGGACGGCAAGCCCGTCGTCCTGTTCCTGTGCGTCCACAACGCGGGTCGTTCGCAGATGGCCCTCGGATTCTTCAATGCCCACGCGGGCGGTCGTGCCCTCGCGTGGTCGGGAGGTTCCGAGCCCGGCAACGAGGTCAATCCCTCGGCCGTCGCGGCGATGGCGGAACGCGGCATCGACATCTCCGGTGAGTTCCCCAAGCCGTGGACGGACGAGGTCGTACGCGCCGCGGACGTCGTGGTCACGATGGGGTGCGGCGACGCCTGCCCGATCTTCCCCGGCAAGAGGTACGAGGACTGGGAGCTCGACGATCCTGCAGGGATGACGGTCGAGGACGTGCGGCCGGTCCGCGACGAGATCGAACGACGCGTCCTCGCGCTGCTCGAGCAGCTGCAGGTGCCTGCGGCCGACTCCTGA
- a CDS encoding pyruvoyl-dependent arginine decarboxylase, whose amino-acid sequence MTTDPHPVDGGVEPPAGPRITVRTGSGTGRTRLSAFDSALGEAGVADVNLITLSSVIPEQSTVVETRETIEAEHGDRLWCVLAQAGAEQHGEVVWAGLGWAVDRRTTGGVFVEHHSGSEEALRTQITLSLEDLCASRGWDDVETGTAVASAECVDDPVCAVAVAAYEVQGWGTRG is encoded by the coding sequence ATGACAACCGATCCTCACCCCGTCGACGGGGGCGTCGAGCCTCCTGCGGGGCCCCGGATCACCGTTCGTACAGGGAGCGGCACGGGGCGTACGCGGCTCTCCGCCTTCGACAGCGCCCTCGGCGAGGCGGGCGTGGCGGACGTCAACCTGATCACCTTGTCCTCGGTGATCCCGGAGCAGAGCACGGTGGTCGAGACCCGCGAGACGATCGAGGCCGAGCACGGCGACCGGCTGTGGTGCGTGCTCGCCCAGGCGGGCGCGGAGCAGCACGGCGAGGTGGTCTGGGCGGGTCTGGGCTGGGCCGTGGACCGCCGCACCACGGGCGGGGTGTTCGTCGAGCACCACAGCGGCAGCGAGGAGGCGTTGCGCACGCAGATCACCCTCAGCCTGGAGGACCTGTGCGCCTCGCGCGGCTGGGACGACGTCGAGACCGGCACGGCCGTGGCGAGCGCCGAGTGCGTCGACGACCCGGTGTGCGCGGTGGCCGTCGCGGCGTACGAGGTGCAGGGGTGGGGCACCCGTGGCTGA